In Streptomyces sp. NBC_00448, the following are encoded in one genomic region:
- a CDS encoding LutC/YkgG family protein, translating into MTHPAHPIRPADPAGSSDPATPSSRDRILARVRAALADRPGSTAGAAGAAEGTAPADPPIPRDYARAHVPDDPASLVDLLATHLADYRAHVHRCTAADLPRTIAELLTAHGSRTAVVPPGLPDGWLRDAADVTTTIGGDDITAAELDRIDSVVTGCALAIAETGTIVLDASPDQGRRVLTLVPDHHVCVVRVPEQVVASVPQALPRLDPVRPLTWISGPSATSDIELDRVEGVHGPRTLDVVLVAPDDAEQPGA; encoded by the coding sequence ATGACGCACCCGGCACACCCGATACGCCCCGCCGACCCCGCGGGCTCCTCGGACCCCGCCACCCCTTCCAGCCGGGACCGCATCCTCGCGCGGGTCCGAGCCGCCCTCGCCGACCGCCCCGGCTCCACCGCCGGGGCCGCCGGGGCCGCCGAGGGCACCGCGCCCGCCGACCCGCCCATCCCCCGCGACTACGCCCGCGCGCACGTCCCCGACGACCCCGCGTCCCTCGTCGACCTGCTCGCCACCCACCTCGCCGACTACCGCGCCCACGTCCACCGCTGCACCGCCGCCGACCTGCCCCGTACGATCGCGGAACTGCTCACCGCACACGGCAGCCGCACCGCCGTGGTGCCACCCGGACTGCCCGACGGATGGCTGCGGGACGCCGCGGACGTCACGACGACGATCGGCGGCGACGACATCACCGCCGCCGAACTCGACCGCATCGACAGCGTCGTCACCGGCTGCGCGCTCGCCATCGCCGAGACAGGCACCATCGTCCTCGACGCGAGCCCCGACCAGGGCCGGCGCGTGCTGACGCTGGTGCCGGACCACCACGTGTGCGTCGTACGGGTACCGGAACAGGTGGTCGCCTCGGTCCCGCAGGCACTGCCCCGGCTCGACCCGGTCCGCCCGCTGACCTGGATCTCCGGCCCCTCGGCCACCAGCGACATCGAACTCGACCGCGTGGAAGGCGTACACGGCCCGCGTACGCTCGACGTCGTCCTGGTCGCCCCGGACGACGCGGAGCAGCCGGGGGCCTGA
- a CDS encoding LutB/LldF family L-lactate oxidation iron-sulfur protein: MSGTYLGLPSFPDAAHTSTHDTQLRANLTHATHTIRTKRATAINELPDWPQLRTAGAAIKDHTLHHLDHYLLQLETAVTNAGGTVHWATDADEANRITTHIIHTTGETEVVKVKSMATQETGLNEALHTAGIHAYETDLAELIVQLAHDKPSHILVPAIHKNRTEIRDIFHNEMAHWGRPAPDHLTDNPTDLAEAARLHLREKFLRTKIGISGANFMIAETGTLVVVESEGNGRMCLTLPDTLISIVGIEKIIPTFQDLEVFLQTLPRSSTAERMNPYTTMWTGTTTHDGPKNFHLILLDNGRTDTLADTTGRQALRCIRCSACLNVCPVYERAGGHAYGSPYPGPIGAILTPQLRGTTTPLDASLPYASTLCGACYDVCPVAINIPEILVHLRERVAEQGEGHRAERAAMRAATWLLDHPAALSAVERAASATRGLHPARLPLPGPAKAWSDARDLPDVAAEPFRAGWKKARGAGGAPRKDKDTPR; the protein is encoded by the coding sequence ATGAGCGGCACCTACCTAGGACTCCCCTCCTTCCCCGACGCCGCCCACACCTCCACCCACGACACCCAACTCCGCGCCAACCTCACCCACGCCACCCACACCATCCGCACCAAACGCGCCACCGCCATCAACGAACTCCCCGACTGGCCCCAACTCCGCACCGCCGGCGCCGCCATCAAAGACCACACCCTCCACCACCTCGACCACTACCTCCTCCAACTCGAAACCGCCGTCACCAACGCCGGCGGCACCGTCCACTGGGCCACCGACGCCGACGAAGCCAACCGCATCACCACCCACATCATCCACACCACCGGCGAAACCGAAGTCGTCAAAGTCAAATCCATGGCCACCCAGGAAACCGGCCTCAACGAAGCCCTCCACACCGCCGGCATCCACGCCTACGAAACCGACCTCGCCGAACTCATCGTCCAACTCGCCCACGACAAGCCCTCCCACATCCTCGTCCCCGCCATCCACAAAAACCGCACCGAAATCCGCGACATCTTCCACAACGAAATGGCCCACTGGGGCCGCCCCGCCCCCGACCACCTCACCGACAACCCCACCGACCTCGCCGAAGCCGCCCGCCTCCACCTCCGCGAAAAATTCCTCCGCACCAAAATCGGCATCTCCGGCGCCAACTTCATGATCGCCGAAACCGGCACCCTCGTCGTCGTCGAATCCGAAGGCAACGGCCGCATGTGCCTCACCCTCCCCGACACCCTCATCTCCATCGTCGGCATCGAAAAAATCATCCCCACCTTCCAAGACCTCGAAGTCTTCCTCCAAACACTCCCCCGCTCCTCCACCGCCGAACGCATGAACCCCTACACCACCATGTGGACCGGCACCACCACCCACGACGGCCCCAAAAACTTCCACCTCATCCTCCTCGACAACGGCCGCACCGACACCCTCGCCGACACCACCGGCCGCCAAGCCCTCCGCTGCATCCGCTGCTCCGCCTGCCTCAACGTCTGCCCCGTCTACGAACGCGCCGGCGGCCACGCCTACGGCTCCCCCTACCCCGGCCCCATCGGCGCCATCCTCACCCCCCAACTCCGCGGCACCACCACCCCCCTCGACGCCTCCCTCCCCTACGCCTCCACCCTCTGCGGCGCCTGCTACGACGTCTGCCCCGTCGCCATCAACATCCCCGAAATCCTCGTCCACCTCCGCGAACGCGTCGCCGAGCAGGGCGAGGGGCACCGCGCCGAGCGGGCCGCGATGCGGGCGGCGACCTGGCTGCTGGACCATCCGGCCGCCCTGTCGGCCGTCGAACGCGCCGCGTCCGCCACGCGCGGACTGCACCCCGCCCGGCTGCCGCTGCCCGGCCCCGCGAAAGCGTGGAGCGACGCCCGCGACCTGCCCGACGTGGCCGCGGAGCCGTTCCGCGCCGGCTGGAAGAAGGCCCGGGGTGCCGGCGGCGCCCCGCGGAAGGACAAGGACACCCCCCGATGA
- a CDS encoding class I SAM-dependent methyltransferase: MAGHQHPESHPDQHRHRDQHRHADPHAHAHAHGHHAGGGGGAGGSGSGDGGDDEAALADMLDLDAEVLAAYLSDLTAWIAEPAEPAEPAVPDGIAESPAPPGASPATRRIVDVGSGTGAGTFALLRRFDGAEVTALDRSPYMLGRLRDRARELGVADRVRTIEADLDERWPDAGPADLVWASASLHHMADPDRALAEAAALLRPGGLLAAVELDSFPLFLPDDIGLGRPGLEARCRTAMDERRAHDVPHMGDDWGARLTAAGFTVRAERHFTIDLAPPLPAATGRYAHAVLGRTRDHLDGALDADDLAVLATLLDGDGPDALLRRGDLTVRTTRTVWLAERGQDPVPAP; the protein is encoded by the coding sequence ATGGCAGGCCACCAGCACCCCGAAAGCCACCCGGACCAGCACCGCCACCGAGACCAGCACCGCCACGCGGACCCGCACGCGCACGCGCACGCGCACGGCCACCATGCCGGCGGCGGCGGCGGTGCGGGCGGATCGGGCAGCGGGGACGGAGGGGACGACGAAGCAGCCCTCGCCGACATGCTCGACCTCGACGCCGAGGTCCTCGCCGCGTACCTGTCCGACCTCACCGCCTGGATCGCCGAACCCGCCGAACCCGCCGAACCCGCCGTACCCGACGGCATCGCGGAATCCCCCGCGCCCCCCGGCGCCTCCCCGGCCACGCGCCGCATCGTCGACGTGGGCAGCGGCACCGGCGCCGGCACCTTCGCGTTGCTGCGGCGGTTCGACGGCGCCGAGGTCACCGCGCTGGACCGCTCGCCGTACATGCTCGGCCGGCTGCGGGACCGGGCCCGCGAACTCGGCGTGGCCGACCGGGTCCGTACGATCGAGGCCGACCTCGACGAGAGGTGGCCGGACGCGGGCCCGGCCGACCTGGTGTGGGCGTCGGCGTCCCTGCACCACATGGCCGATCCCGACCGCGCGCTCGCCGAGGCCGCGGCCCTGCTTCGCCCCGGCGGGCTGCTCGCGGCCGTCGAGCTGGACTCCTTCCCGCTCTTCCTGCCCGACGACATCGGCCTCGGCCGGCCCGGCCTGGAAGCGCGCTGCCGCACGGCGATGGACGAGCGCCGGGCCCACGACGTGCCGCACATGGGCGACGACTGGGGCGCCCGCCTGACCGCGGCCGGCTTCACCGTCCGCGCCGAACGGCACTTCACCATCGACCTCGCGCCGCCGCTCCCCGCCGCCACCGGCCGCTACGCCCACGCCGTACTGGGCCGCACCCGCGACCACCTCGACGGCGCGCTCGACGCCGACGACCTGGCCGTCCTCGCCACGCTCCTCGACGGCGACGGCCCCGACGCGCTCCTGCGCCGCGGCGACCTCACCGTCCGCACCACCCGCACCGTCTGGCTGGCGGAGCGCGGTCAGGACCCCGTCCCGGCGCCCTGA
- a CDS encoding (Fe-S)-binding protein: MRVALFLTCVNDALYPGTGWATVRLLERLGVEVDFPAAQTCCGQPQFNTGYRHETEPLVRRMARAFDGYDYVVTPSGSCAAMVRDNYPRIGAKALAEGRGPELADAAASLQNRTLELTEFLVDVLEVTDVGAYFPHTVTYHPSCHGLRMLGLGERPRKLLQAVKGLELRELDGAEECCGFGGTFAVKNPDVSLAMGHDKVRHALDTGATILCGADNSCLVHLDGILRRNHAPLHTLHLAEILASTEQHPYQPTTTGATR; encoded by the coding sequence ATGCGGGTCGCACTCTTCCTCACCTGCGTCAATGACGCGCTGTATCCGGGCACCGGTTGGGCCACCGTCAGGCTGCTGGAGCGGTTGGGCGTGGAGGTGGACTTCCCCGCGGCCCAGACCTGTTGCGGGCAGCCCCAGTTCAACACCGGCTACCGCCACGAGACCGAGCCCCTGGTCCGCCGGATGGCCCGCGCCTTCGACGGCTACGACTACGTGGTCACCCCGTCGGGCTCGTGCGCGGCGATGGTCCGCGACAACTACCCGCGGATCGGCGCCAAAGCGCTCGCCGAGGGGCGCGGCCCCGAACTCGCCGACGCCGCCGCGTCCTTGCAGAACCGCACGCTGGAGTTGACCGAGTTCCTGGTGGACGTGCTCGAAGTGACCGACGTGGGCGCCTACTTCCCCCACACCGTCACCTACCACCCCTCCTGCCACGGCCTGCGCATGCTCGGCCTCGGCGAACGCCCCCGCAAACTCCTCCAAGCCGTCAAAGGCCTGGAACTCCGCGAGTTGGACGGCGCCGAGGAATGCTGCGGCTTCGGCGGCACCTTCGCCGTCAAAAACCCCGACGTCTCCCTCGCCATGGGCCACGACAAAGTCCGCCACGCCCTCGACACCGGCGCCACCATCCTCTGCGGCGCCGACAACTCCTGCCTCGTCCACCTCGACGGCATCCTCCGCCGCAACCACGCCCCCCTCCACACCCTCCACCTCGCCGAAATCCTCGCCTCCACCGAACAACACCCCTACCAACCCACCACCACAGGAGCCACCCGATGA
- a CDS encoding LacI family DNA-binding transcriptional regulator codes for MVRMVGIKDVARQAGVSVGTVSNVINRPDLVSEETRDRVQSVIKQLGYVRSESARQLRAGQSRIMALLVLDMGNPFFVDVARGAESAAREAGLGVMLCNSGQSASEEATYVSLFAEQRVRGVLLTPADPTGASLDLLRQQNVPFVLVDRGTGEAEGCSVSVDDTIGGALAGRHLVSAGHRTIAYISGPPHLQQVKDRRVGMLQALAEAGLGPEALLEIPAQRLDVAAGRDAASRLLGLAQRPTAVFCANDLLALGVLQVVYAAGIAVPRDLAIVGYDDIEFAAAAVVPLTSVRQPAAEMGRMAAELLLEETGPRAAQHQHQRAVLLPELVVRGSSLPVR; via the coding sequence ATGGTGCGAATGGTCGGGATCAAGGACGTGGCGCGGCAGGCCGGCGTGTCGGTGGGCACGGTGTCCAACGTGATCAACCGTCCCGACCTGGTCTCCGAGGAGACCAGGGACCGCGTGCAGAGCGTCATCAAGCAACTCGGCTATGTCCGCAGCGAGTCGGCCCGCCAGTTGCGGGCCGGCCAGAGCCGGATCATGGCGCTGCTCGTCCTCGACATGGGCAACCCGTTCTTCGTGGACGTCGCGCGCGGCGCGGAGTCCGCGGCCCGCGAGGCGGGGCTGGGCGTGATGCTCTGCAACAGCGGCCAGAGCGCCTCCGAGGAGGCGACGTACGTCTCGCTCTTCGCGGAGCAGCGGGTGCGCGGGGTGCTGCTCACCCCGGCCGACCCGACCGGCGCCAGCCTGGACCTGCTCCGGCAGCAGAACGTGCCGTTCGTCCTGGTGGACCGGGGCACCGGCGAGGCCGAGGGGTGCTCGGTGTCGGTCGACGACACGATCGGGGGCGCGCTGGCCGGCCGCCACCTGGTCTCCGCCGGGCACCGCACCATCGCCTACATCAGCGGGCCGCCGCACCTGCAGCAGGTCAAGGACCGCCGGGTCGGCATGCTCCAGGCCCTCGCCGAGGCCGGGCTCGGCCCCGAGGCGCTGCTGGAGATCCCCGCGCAGCGGCTCGACGTCGCCGCCGGCCGCGACGCCGCCTCCCGGCTGCTCGGCCTCGCCCAGCGCCCCACCGCGGTGTTCTGCGCCAACGACCTGCTCGCCCTCGGCGTCCTTCAGGTCGTCTACGCCGCCGGTATCGCCGTCCCGCGCGACCTGGCGATCGTCGGCTACGACGACATCGAGTTCGCCGCGGCCGCGGTCGTCCCCCTCACCTCCGTACGGCAGCCGGCCGCCGAGATGGGCCGGATGGCCGCGGAACTCCTGCTGGAGGAGACCGGACCCCGCGCCGCCCAGCACCAGCACCAACGTGCCGTCCTGCTCCCCGAGTTGGTCGTCCGCGGCTCCAGCCTGCCGGTGCGGTGA
- a CDS encoding GNAT family N-acetyltransferase yields the protein MGRSTPVEPPRTPLTDGTVTVRLRRESDMDAIAAASHDAETRRWLDDGPMDAEARRTGVARVEAAWRSGRAAPAVIADAVTDEPVGIVNLQFRADDVASVAYSVFPAHRGRGIAPRAVRLVTAWAFRDLALTRLLLEADEANAASVRVAEKCGFRRVGTRTSPAPDGTTPHPTALFTRTTPN from the coding sequence ATGGGCCGTTCCACGCCGGTCGAGCCGCCGCGTACGCCGCTGACCGACGGCACCGTGACCGTACGGCTCAGGCGGGAGTCGGACATGGACGCCATCGCGGCGGCGAGCCACGACGCCGAGACGCGCCGCTGGCTGGACGACGGCCCGATGGACGCGGAAGCGCGGCGCACCGGCGTGGCGCGGGTCGAGGCGGCCTGGCGCAGCGGGCGGGCGGCTCCGGCGGTGATCGCGGACGCGGTCACCGACGAGCCGGTCGGCATCGTGAACCTCCAGTTCCGCGCCGACGACGTGGCCTCGGTCGCCTACAGCGTCTTCCCGGCCCACCGCGGCCGCGGCATCGCGCCGCGCGCCGTCCGCCTCGTGACCGCCTGGGCCTTCCGCGACCTCGCCCTCACCCGGCTCCTGCTGGAGGCCGACGAGGCGAACGCCGCGTCGGTGCGGGTCGCCGAGAAGTGCGGCTTCCGCCGTGTCGGCACCCGCACGTCCCCCGCCCCCGACGGCACCACTCCGCACCCCACCGCCCTCTTCACCCGCACCACCCCGAACTGA
- a CDS encoding rhamnulokinase, producing the protein MVGRVGPAHLDLSEAHRFPNRPVLAGGSLHWDVLSLYQGVLDGLREAARSGGVTSVGVDSWAVDYGLLDADGRLLGNPHHYRDSRTQDAAPRVWDAVPAKELYRVTGLQHLPFNTVFQLGAARGSAQLAAARTLLLIPDLLVHWLTGTVGAELTNASTTALLDAATGDWSGDLLGRLGLDPELFPPLRQPGDVAGELLPEVTRATGLAEGTPVVTVASHDTASAVAAIPADRPGFGYVSCGTWSLAGLELDQPVITEASRAANFTNERGIDGTFRFLRNIMGLWLLSETLRTWAAEGLPTDLAPLLARAADAPPFAALVDPDAPEFLAPGDMPARIAAYCERTGQRAPADQPAMVRCILESLALAHRAALRTAAELSGRDLDVVHLVGGGSRNDLLCQLTADATGLPVVAGPTEATALGNILVQARAHGLVADHAAMRRLVADTQHLRQFRPSGDPNVWAAAGARIGLG; encoded by the coding sequence ATGGTCGGCCGGGTCGGCCCGGCGCACCTCGACCTGAGCGAGGCGCACCGCTTCCCGAACCGCCCGGTCCTGGCCGGCGGCAGCCTGCACTGGGACGTACTGAGCCTGTACCAGGGGGTGTTGGACGGGCTGCGGGAGGCGGCGCGGTCCGGCGGCGTGACGTCGGTGGGGGTCGACTCGTGGGCGGTGGACTACGGGCTGCTGGACGCCGACGGCCGGCTGCTCGGCAACCCCCACCACTACCGCGACAGCAGGACGCAGGACGCGGCGCCGCGGGTGTGGGACGCGGTGCCGGCGAAGGAGCTGTACCGGGTGACCGGACTGCAGCACCTGCCGTTCAACACCGTCTTCCAGCTCGGCGCCGCCCGCGGCAGCGCCCAACTCGCCGCCGCCCGGACGCTGTTGCTCATCCCGGACCTGTTGGTGCACTGGCTGACCGGCACCGTCGGCGCGGAGTTGACCAACGCGTCCACCACCGCCCTGCTGGACGCGGCGACCGGCGACTGGTCGGGCGACCTGCTCGGGCGGCTCGGCCTCGACCCGGAGCTCTTCCCACCGCTTCGCCAACCTGGCGACGTCGCGGGCGAGTTGCTGCCGGAGGTGACGCGGGCGACCGGCCTGGCCGAGGGCACCCCGGTGGTGACCGTCGCCTCCCACGACACCGCGTCCGCGGTGGCCGCGATCCCGGCCGACCGGCCCGGTTTCGGCTACGTCTCCTGCGGCACCTGGTCGCTGGCCGGTCTCGAACTGGACCAGCCGGTCATCACAGAGGCGTCCCGGGCCGCCAACTTCACCAACGAGCGCGGCATCGACGGCACGTTCCGGTTCCTGCGCAACATCATGGGGCTGTGGCTGCTGTCGGAGACGCTGCGCACCTGGGCGGCCGAGGGGCTGCCCACCGATCTCGCACCGCTGCTGGCCCGGGCCGCAGACGCGCCACCGTTCGCCGCGCTGGTCGACCCGGACGCGCCGGAGTTCCTGGCGCCCGGCGACATGCCGGCCCGGATCGCCGCGTACTGCGAACGCACCGGGCAGCGCGCCCCCGCCGACCAGCCCGCCATGGTGCGCTGCATCCTGGAGAGCCTGGCACTGGCGCACCGGGCGGCCCTGCGCACCGCGGCCGAACTGTCCGGGCGCGACCTCGACGTGGTGCACCTGGTCGGCGGCGGCAGCCGCAACGACCTGCTGTGCCAACTCACCGCGGACGCCACCGGGCTGCCGGTCGTCGCCGGTCCGACCGAGGCGACCGCGCTCGGCAACATCCTGGTGCAGGCCCGCGCGCACGGCCTCGTCGCCGACCACGCCGCCATGCGCCGGCTGGTGGCCGACACCCAGCACCTGCGGCAGTTCCGGCCCAGCGGCGACCCGAACGTCTGGGCCGCAGCGGGCGCCCGGATCGGCCTCGGCTGA
- a CDS encoding helix-turn-helix domain-containing protein, which yields MAQDGHGLDVLVRQRIRGLRTSLGWSLDDLAARCELSPSSLSRIETGHRRITLEQLDAISRALGASIDMLVESADDGDVVIRPQHNADRGVTTWMLSREPGANGTTVVKMRITRPVRRGTDVLRVHPGRDWFTVLSGTLMLLLGERTIIVESGQAAEFSTMVPHAFGAHGGPAEIMGVFDHDGRRSHFRQFG from the coding sequence ATGGCGCAAGACGGTCACGGGCTCGATGTCCTCGTACGGCAGCGGATCAGGGGGCTGCGGACGTCCCTGGGCTGGTCGCTCGACGACCTCGCGGCGCGGTGCGAGCTGAGCCCGTCCAGCCTGAGCCGGATCGAGACCGGGCACCGGCGGATCACTCTGGAGCAACTCGACGCGATCTCAAGGGCGTTGGGGGCCAGCATCGACATGCTGGTGGAGTCCGCCGACGACGGCGACGTGGTGATCAGGCCGCAGCACAACGCCGATCGGGGCGTCACCACCTGGATGCTGAGCCGCGAGCCGGGCGCGAACGGCACCACGGTCGTGAAGATGCGGATCACCCGGCCGGTCCGGCGCGGCACCGACGTGCTGCGGGTCCATCCGGGCCGGGACTGGTTCACCGTGCTGTCCGGAACCCTGATGCTCCTGCTCGGCGAGCGCACGATCATCGTGGAGTCGGGCCAGGCCGCCGAGTTCTCCACGATGGTCCCGCACGCCTTCGGCGCGCACGGCGGCCCGGCCGAGATCATGGGCGTCTTCGACCACGACGGACGCCGCAGCCACTTCCGCCAGTTCGGCTGA
- a CDS encoding tetratricopeptide repeat protein has translation MRRCRALLVAGDLPHAAFHLGRALFHDPGLASAYTVLGEIVVAAGSSEAARELFKGDGTTVFPGNAAAIIALIAEEGRVPDAVELLASAVAVHPERPWAAAPWFSPELGGSLPLPAVGGAVSAVWGAVEDPAPPEVAPALTPWLALARKAAARPDCDAGGLRAFSALARRLGAHQEAVTWCLRAEEREVQADGRATQPTLILLGSAHRGAGQPERAIEVWKRAVALAPGNADVLLDLADITLDQGDVAQSLRWAERAVAAGPSAADPSGAKYRAAVLAARYRAGRKTRSGGDTAQLTTLIDLAVAHPEVGYLRTCVERACEDGTWLRIVPPPTEAVCRAYGYLAGIEESHGRVTGATATATALEAPTPTALYRARFPAPTTTLARWPQPDPRLPVRTDFGPPLWSYRGTEPVAAAAPPSPAAVALVHQVAVGIWAEPLIAYDRAAAFAELDRADLLGLLAHMPPPRDPNWRELQREHPLYWERFAQVWVCVGILHQRPEEPWAGSTRRALLLSLLFGPDDWTVDAAAFALCVAAWRDPEQRAEIAEAVARRYQEAAAALGKRPTGLHDPLAALVLICPGIDPEVARRARRNLRATPWTRPARALFGKRPRRKSG, from the coding sequence GTGCGGCGCTGCCGGGCGCTCCTGGTCGCCGGGGACCTCCCGCACGCCGCCTTCCACCTCGGCCGGGCGCTGTTCCACGACCCGGGCCTCGCATCGGCGTACACCGTGCTCGGCGAGATCGTGGTGGCCGCCGGATCGTCCGAGGCGGCGCGGGAGCTGTTCAAGGGTGACGGCACCACGGTCTTCCCGGGGAACGCGGCGGCGATCATCGCGCTGATCGCCGAGGAGGGGCGGGTGCCCGACGCGGTGGAGCTGCTCGCTTCCGCGGTCGCCGTCCACCCCGAGCGGCCCTGGGCCGCGGCGCCCTGGTTCAGCCCGGAGCTCGGCGGCTCGCTGCCGCTTCCGGCGGTCGGCGGCGCGGTCAGCGCCGTCTGGGGGGCCGTCGAGGACCCGGCGCCGCCCGAGGTCGCGCCGGCCCTGACCCCGTGGCTGGCGCTGGCCCGCAAGGCGGCGGCCCGGCCGGACTGCGACGCGGGTGGTCTGCGCGCCTTCTCCGCGCTGGCCAGACGGCTCGGGGCGCACCAGGAAGCGGTCACCTGGTGCCTGCGGGCCGAGGAACGCGAGGTACAGGCCGACGGCCGGGCGACTCAACCCACTCTGATCCTGCTCGGCTCCGCCCACCGCGGCGCCGGGCAGCCGGAGCGTGCGATCGAGGTGTGGAAGCGGGCCGTCGCGCTTGCGCCCGGCAACGCCGACGTCCTGCTCGACCTCGCGGACATCACGCTCGACCAGGGTGACGTCGCGCAGTCGTTGCGCTGGGCCGAACGCGCGGTGGCGGCCGGACCCTCGGCGGCCGACCCGTCGGGCGCCAAGTACCGCGCGGCGGTTCTCGCGGCCCGGTACCGCGCCGGCCGGAAGACCCGAAGCGGCGGCGACACCGCGCAGTTGACGACCCTGATCGATCTCGCCGTGGCCCATCCGGAGGTGGGCTACCTCCGCACCTGCGTGGAGCGCGCCTGCGAAGACGGCACGTGGCTGCGGATCGTCCCCCCGCCGACCGAAGCCGTCTGCCGCGCCTACGGGTACCTGGCCGGGATCGAGGAGTCGCACGGCCGGGTGACCGGCGCCACGGCGACGGCGACGGCCCTCGAAGCGCCGACGCCGACAGCCCTCTACCGTGCCCGCTTTCCCGCGCCCACGACGACTCTGGCGCGCTGGCCGCAACCGGACCCGCGCCTTCCCGTCCGTACGGACTTCGGCCCGCCGCTGTGGAGTTACCGGGGCACCGAGCCCGTCGCGGCCGCGGCACCGCCCTCGCCGGCGGCGGTCGCCCTCGTCCACCAGGTCGCCGTCGGCATCTGGGCCGAGCCGCTGATCGCGTACGACCGCGCCGCGGCCTTCGCCGAGCTGGACCGCGCCGACCTGCTGGGCCTGCTCGCCCACATGCCGCCGCCGCGGGACCCGAACTGGAGGGAGCTCCAGCGCGAGCACCCGCTGTACTGGGAGCGGTTCGCCCAGGTGTGGGTGTGCGTCGGCATCCTGCACCAACGACCGGAGGAGCCGTGGGCCGGCTCCACCCGGCGCGCCCTGCTGCTGAGCCTGCTGTTCGGGCCCGACGACTGGACCGTCGACGCGGCCGCGTTCGCCCTGTGCGTCGCCGCGTGGCGCGACCCCGAACAGCGCGCGGAGATCGCCGAAGCCGTCGCCCGGCGCTACCAGGAGGCCGCCGCGGCGCTCGGCAAGCGGCCCACCGGACTCCACGACCCGCTCGCCGCACTGGTGTTGATCTGCCCGGGCATCGATCCCGAGGTGGCGCGCCGCGCGCGGCGGAACCTCCGGGCGACCCCGTGGACGAGGCCCGCGAGGGCGCTGTTCGGGAAGCGGCCGCGGCGTAAGAGCGGGTAG
- a CDS encoding histidine phosphatase family protein, with product MAVFHLVQHAEKERRPGDPGLTGRGRARAARNAGRLRKVGLRAIVSSPLRRARETASFLAAATGLEVREDARLRERMNWDGVQPLEAFLADWAASVRDRDHVPDRGDSFRATAARMRACLLEPAEAAELSARAEPFESADAEPGPIAVVTHGGATVDLLRTLFGDHAVPAALMDAGVPSCAITTLDVVPAVSGIRAAPAFSVVQIASVAHLE from the coding sequence ATGGCCGTCTTCCATCTGGTGCAGCACGCGGAGAAAGAACGCCGGCCCGGGGACCCGGGGTTGACCGGGCGGGGACGGGCGCGGGCCGCCCGGAACGCCGGCCGGCTGCGGAAGGTCGGGCTGCGCGCGATCGTCAGCAGCCCGCTGCGGCGAGCCCGCGAGACCGCCTCCTTCCTCGCCGCCGCCACCGGTCTGGAGGTCCGGGAGGACGCCCGCCTGCGCGAGCGGATGAACTGGGACGGGGTTCAGCCGCTGGAAGCCTTCCTGGCGGACTGGGCCGCCTCGGTGCGGGACCGGGACCACGTGCCCGACCGCGGTGACTCCTTCCGCGCCACCGCGGCGCGGATGCGCGCGTGCCTGCTGGAACCGGCGGAGGCGGCTGAACTGTCGGCGCGGGCCGAGCCGTTCGAGTCTGCCGACGCCGAGCCCGGCCCGATCGCCGTCGTGACGCATGGCGGCGCCACCGTGGACTTGCTGCGTACGCTGTTCGGCGACCACGCGGTGCCGGCCGCGCTGATGGACGCCGGCGTGCCCTCCTGCGCGATCACCACGCTCGACGTCGTCCCTGCCGTTTCCGGCATCCGCGCCGCCCCCGCCTTCTCCGTCGTCCAGATCGCGTCCGTCGCGCATCTGGAGTGA
- a CDS encoding PadR family transcriptional regulator — MTAKRPANPLALALLGLLLEQPMHPHAMAVELRARQLDQYFKLTTGSLYDTVRGLVRDGWIEADGTEQVGARPARTVYRHTPQGRGHFTEWLDELIREPVQEFPRFLSAVSYLGALGPERAADALRARATALRAQVDAREAAHRAAREEHGAPRLFVIEAEYAQAIARAELAWVERVAAEIEDGTLEWPEVAPDA; from the coding sequence ATGACGGCCAAACGACCGGCGAACCCGCTGGCCCTGGCGCTGCTCGGGCTGCTGCTGGAGCAGCCGATGCATCCGCACGCGATGGCGGTGGAACTGCGCGCGCGGCAGTTGGACCAGTACTTCAAGCTGACCACCGGCTCGCTCTACGACACCGTGCGCGGGCTCGTCCGCGACGGCTGGATCGAGGCGGACGGCACCGAACAGGTCGGCGCCCGCCCGGCCCGCACGGTCTACCGCCACACCCCGCAAGGCCGCGGGCACTTCACCGAGTGGCTGGACGAGCTGATCCGCGAACCGGTCCAGGAGTTCCCCCGGTTCCTGTCCGCCGTCAGCTACCTCGGCGCCCTCGGACCCGAACGCGCCGCCGACGCGCTGCGGGCCCGGGCCACCGCGCTCCGCGCCCAGGTGGACGCGCGCGAGGCCGCACACCGCGCCGCCCGCGAAGAACACGGTGCGCCACGCCTGTTCGTCATCGAGGCGGAGTACGCCCAGGCGATCGCCCGCGCCGAACTCGCCTGGGTCGAACGCGTCGCCGCCGAGATCGAGGACGGCACCCTGGAGTGGCCGGAGGTGGCACCGGATGCGTGA